In one Ketobacter sp. MCCC 1A13808 genomic region, the following are encoded:
- a CDS encoding GNAT family N-acetyltransferase, which translates to MALKVQLLIIVLVWVSTDMVVKQSARFSDLPLSLIQQLPSANANPFLNEAFLSALEETGCVAAETGWQPCHLWLEDAGAPVFYLPLYRKAHSWGEFVFDQNWADAYHRNGLRYYPKLVTSIPFTPSSGPRWWAAEGYDQSELWKQVFDVIRTQIKSGADSSWHLLFSEQAPPANPDGLLLSRRDTQFHWNNRGYNHFDDFLATLKSRKRKSLRRERQKVMEQGVTLCRVTGTELNEQDWLDYFQFYCNTYHQRGMEPHLNLAFFQRIGRTLANNVLMVQAYKEGRFIGGSLCFFDAKVLYGRHWGAIENIDCLHFEACFYQGIEFCIERGLSRFDPGTQGEHKLIRGFEPVTTTSWHYISHSGFRHAIAQYLQSEQQHMQQYQENATEYLPFKITEN; encoded by the coding sequence TTGGCATTAAAAGTTCAGTTATTGATCATCGTTTTGGTGTGGGTGAGTACAGATATGGTGGTTAAACAATCAGCTCGTTTTTCGGATTTACCTTTGTCATTAATACAGCAGCTCCCGTCCGCTAACGCCAACCCATTTTTGAATGAGGCATTTTTGAGCGCCCTGGAGGAGACCGGTTGCGTTGCCGCCGAAACCGGCTGGCAGCCTTGCCATCTGTGGTTGGAAGACGCAGGTGCCCCAGTGTTCTATCTGCCGCTGTATCGTAAAGCCCACTCTTGGGGTGAATTTGTGTTCGATCAGAACTGGGCTGATGCTTATCATCGGAACGGGTTGCGTTATTATCCCAAACTGGTGACTTCTATACCGTTTACACCCAGTTCAGGTCCCCGTTGGTGGGCCGCAGAGGGTTACGACCAATCGGAACTGTGGAAGCAAGTCTTTGACGTTATCCGGACGCAGATCAAATCAGGTGCTGATTCCAGCTGGCATTTGCTGTTTTCGGAGCAGGCGCCACCGGCTAACCCGGACGGTCTGTTGTTGTCTCGCCGAGATACGCAGTTTCATTGGAACAACCGGGGCTACAACCATTTTGATGATTTCCTCGCCACGCTGAAATCCCGTAAGCGAAAGAGTCTGCGCCGGGAACGGCAGAAAGTAATGGAGCAGGGTGTGACGCTTTGCCGTGTTACGGGAACGGAGTTGAATGAGCAAGATTGGTTAGACTATTTTCAATTCTATTGTAATACCTATCATCAGCGGGGCATGGAACCGCATTTGAACTTGGCTTTTTTTCAGCGAATTGGCAGAACACTGGCGAATAATGTATTGATGGTGCAAGCCTATAAGGAAGGGCGGTTCATTGGTGGTTCTCTTTGCTTTTTCGATGCCAAGGTATTGTATGGGCGCCATTGGGGAGCTATCGAGAATATAGACTGCTTACACTTCGAGGCCTGTTTTTACCAAGGGATTGAGTTCTGTATCGAGCGCGGGTTATCCCGTTTTGACCCGGGCACGCAGGGCGAGCACAAATTGATCCGGGGCTTTGAGCCCGTTACGACTACCTCGTGGCATTACATTAGTCATAGCGGATTCCGGCACGCAATTGCGCAATACCTTCAGTCGGAACAGCAGCATATGCAGCAATATCAGGAAAATGCCACTGAATATCTGCCGTTTAAGATCACTGAAAATTAG
- the rhlB gene encoding ATP-dependent RNA helicase RhlB → MTETENKETQPALRFKELQLDSSLQQGIDDQGFEFATPIQALSLPHSLQGKDVIGKAQTGTGKTAAFLITVIDRLLKEPEQEERYNGEPRALILAPTRELAMQIEKDAATLIKHTPVTLMSIVGGMDYQKQQRKLQNEIVDIVVGTPGRLIDFVKNRDLFLSEVEILVIDEADRMLDMGFIPDVKRLIRETPFKEYRQTLLFSATFTEDIMNLSSSWTINPEQLEVASETVAADTVDQKVYIVTTEEKFVLLYNLISQNELERVMIFANRRDETRDLTHKLRDYGIKCATLSGDVPQHKRIKVLEGFREGKIRVLVATDVAGRGIHIDDISHVVNYSLPEDPEDYVHRIGRTGRAGKNGVSISFACEEDAFQLPAIEKLLGDKLECVQPEEDLLKDIPAPQIDSSRQNERSSHEHKPQRKRRSRRPRQSNSAN, encoded by the coding sequence ATGACAGAAACGGAGAATAAAGAAACCCAGCCTGCACTTCGCTTTAAAGAACTGCAGCTTGATTCTTCTTTACAGCAGGGCATTGACGATCAGGGATTCGAATTCGCCACCCCTATTCAGGCACTCTCACTACCTCACAGCTTGCAAGGTAAAGATGTTATCGGCAAAGCGCAGACCGGCACCGGCAAAACCGCGGCTTTTCTGATCACCGTCATTGACCGCCTGTTAAAAGAGCCCGAACAAGAAGAACGCTACAACGGTGAGCCCCGCGCGCTGATTTTGGCCCCCACACGGGAGCTGGCCATGCAGATTGAGAAAGATGCCGCCACCCTTATCAAGCACACGCCCGTGACCTTGATGAGCATCGTTGGCGGTATGGATTACCAGAAACAACAACGCAAACTGCAAAATGAAATTGTCGATATTGTTGTCGGCACCCCCGGCCGCCTGATTGATTTTGTGAAAAACCGGGATTTGTTTTTAAGCGAAGTCGAGATACTCGTTATTGACGAAGCGGATCGCATGCTGGATATGGGTTTTATACCCGATGTGAAACGATTAATTCGGGAAACTCCCTTCAAAGAATACCGTCAGACATTACTGTTCAGTGCCACGTTCACCGAAGACATCATGAACCTTTCTTCCAGCTGGACCATTAACCCTGAACAACTGGAAGTCGCTTCAGAAACCGTTGCTGCTGACACGGTAGATCAAAAGGTTTATATCGTAACGACCGAAGAAAAATTTGTGTTGTTATACAACCTGATATCCCAAAATGAACTGGAACGAGTCATGATCTTTGCAAACCGACGTGACGAAACCCGGGATTTAACGCACAAACTAAGGGACTACGGTATTAAGTGCGCAACGTTATCCGGCGATGTTCCCCAGCATAAACGGATCAAGGTTCTGGAAGGATTCCGGGAGGGCAAAATCCGTGTTTTGGTGGCAACGGATGTCGCTGGCCGGGGCATTCATATTGATGACATCTCTCATGTCGTGAATTACAGCTTGCCGGAAGACCCCGAAGATTATGTGCATCGAATCGGGCGTACCGGGCGAGCAGGTAAAAACGGAGTCAGCATAAGCTTTGCTTGCGAGGAAGATGCATTCCAGTTGCCCGCCATTGAAAAGCTATTGGGTGATAAGCTGGAATGTGTGCAGCCAGAAGAGGATTTGCTAAAGGATATTCCTGCACCCCAAATAGACAGCTCACGGCAAAATGAGCGCAGCTCACACGAGCACAAGCCACAGCGCAAACGACGCAGCCGACGACCCAGGCAGTCAAACAGCGCTAATTAA
- a CDS encoding DUF938 domain-containing protein, whose product MNKPFSQACENNKAPILSVLQHHLKAASSLLEVGSGTGQHAAYMATHLPYIQWQPSDVDSNLSGIRQWCDEANCANLLQPVPFDVNILPHPNQHHHLFSANTLHIMSWDEVQSLFKLIPHLIYPEGFAFFYGPFKYDGQFTSPSNADFDLWLKQRGPHQGIRDFEAVRELAERSGLSLIDDVAMPANNQLLVWRRER is encoded by the coding sequence ATGAACAAACCGTTTTCACAAGCATGCGAAAATAATAAAGCCCCCATTCTTTCCGTACTTCAGCACCACCTAAAGGCTGCGTCCAGCCTGCTGGAAGTTGGCAGCGGTACCGGGCAACACGCGGCCTATATGGCAACTCACCTCCCCTACATACAATGGCAACCCTCGGACGTTGATTCGAACTTAAGCGGAATCAGGCAATGGTGTGACGAAGCGAACTGCGCTAATTTACTTCAACCGGTACCTTTCGATGTCAATATTTTGCCGCACCCGAATCAGCACCACCACCTTTTCTCAGCCAACACACTACATATAATGAGTTGGGATGAAGTACAGTCCTTGTTTAAACTCATCCCGCATCTAATTTACCCTGAAGGTTTTGCTTTTTTCTACGGACCTTTCAAATATGATGGTCAATTTACTTCGCCCAGCAATGCCGATTTTGATCTGTGGTTAAAACAACGGGGACCTCATCAGGGTATACGCGATTTTGAAGCAGTCCGGGAACTTGCAGAGCGGTCCGGATTAAGCCTGATCGACGATGTCGCTATGCCGGCTAATAACCAGCTATTGGTGTGGCGTCGGGAGCGATGA
- a CDS encoding MarR family winged helix-turn-helix transcriptional regulator: protein MSELGRSSVDTNLAQLFMRAFYWADEGLQNALKQQGWPAITRAQSLVFVNIGEGVTRPSEIAARVGVTRQAIHQTINEMVELGYLTLQPDPSDRRAKVVVYTEKGESVGGTAVSALREIETSLSSRIGSDRVSALREALAQEWGDPFQPA, encoded by the coding sequence ATGTCTGAACTTGGACGAAGCTCCGTAGATACAAATTTGGCTCAGCTTTTTATGCGAGCTTTTTATTGGGCAGACGAAGGGCTGCAAAACGCCCTAAAGCAACAGGGTTGGCCTGCTATTACTCGAGCCCAATCGCTGGTGTTCGTTAATATCGGTGAGGGCGTGACTCGTCCATCCGAGATTGCCGCCAGGGTTGGAGTTACGCGTCAGGCTATTCACCAGACCATTAACGAAATGGTTGAATTGGGCTATCTGACATTGCAACCGGATCCCAGTGATCGTCGTGCAAAAGTGGTTGTTTATACCGAGAAAGGCGAGAGTGTGGGTGGTACAGCCGTTTCTGCTCTGCGTGAGATTGAAACGTCGCTGTCTTCGCGGATTGGTAGCGATCGGGTCAGCGCATTACGAGAGGCATTGGCACAGGAATGGGGAGACCCTTTCCAGCCTGCTTGA